The Chryseobacterium nakagawai genome has a segment encoding these proteins:
- a CDS encoding Ppx/GppA phosphatase family protein, which produces MKIAAIDIGSNAARLLINEVKINNKKPEFIKLNLLRIPLRLGMDVFTIGKIGPEREKMVVDSMKIFSDLMKIYKVDHYRACATSAMRDAANGDEIIRQVQEASGINIEIISGDEEATLIYENHVAEGLDKEFAYLYIDVGGGSTELTFYENGKMVYERSFNIGTIRLLNNLVTIENWKEMREEIKKNIVSKKPIVAIGSGGNINKVFSMSKTKDGKPMSLAHLKKVHKEFNELSVEERMTKHSLREDRADVLVHALSIFNNVMAWSDINKIFVPKISVADGLIQNIYSQLQHKK; this is translated from the coding sequence ATGAAGATAGCAGCGATAGACATAGGGAGTAATGCAGCCCGCCTTCTCATCAATGAAGTAAAGATAAATAATAAAAAGCCGGAATTCATTAAACTCAACCTTCTTAGAATCCCTCTGAGATTGGGTATGGACGTATTTACCATAGGAAAAATAGGTCCCGAAAGAGAAAAAATGGTTGTTGATTCTATGAAGATTTTCAGCGACCTGATGAAGATCTACAAAGTAGACCATTACAGAGCCTGTGCCACCAGTGCCATGCGTGATGCTGCCAATGGTGATGAAATTATCAGGCAAGTGCAGGAAGCTTCCGGTATCAATATTGAAATTATTTCCGGAGATGAAGAAGCTACCTTGATTTATGAAAACCATGTAGCAGAAGGTCTTGACAAAGAGTTTGCTTATTTATATATTGACGTAGGAGGAGGTTCCACAGAGCTTACCTTCTATGAAAACGGTAAAATGGTCTATGAAAGATCTTTCAATATCGGAACAATCCGTCTTCTTAACAATCTTGTTACCATAGAAAACTGGAAGGAAATGAGGGAAGAAATTAAAAAGAATATTGTCAGCAAAAAACCAATTGTGGCCATCGGATCAGGAGGTAATATCAATAAGGTATTCTCCATGAGCAAAACTAAAGACGGCAAACCAATGTCTTTAGCCCATCTGAAAAAGGTTCACAAAGAATTTAATGAGCTTTCTGTAGAAGAAAGAATGACAAAACATAGCCTTAGGGAAGACAGAGCCGATGTATTGGTTCATGCTTTAAGTATTTTCAACAACGTAATGGCCTGGTCGGATATCAATAAAATTTTTGTTCCGAAAATTTCCGTTGCAGATGGATTAATCCAGAATATTTACAGCCAATTACAACATAAGAAATAG
- a CDS encoding NAD-dependent epimerase/dehydratase family protein, whose translation MNSIKIILTGATGMVGEGVLMECLENPNVSEILSVSRKPSGKKHPKLKEYLVPDFLSIDIHDENLKGYDACFFCAGISSVGMNEEDYTKITYETTIHFAEAVLHQNPEIVFNYVSGASTDSTESGKLMWARVKGRTENTLKRMSFKGAYNFRPGFMKPVEGQINVKWFFKPFIWFFPIFLPSKSLTLHEVGKAMINAVKKGYPSSTLEIRDIKNLAI comes from the coding sequence ATGAACTCAATCAAAATAATTCTTACAGGAGCTACCGGAATGGTAGGCGAAGGTGTTTTAATGGAATGCCTTGAAAATCCCAATGTATCTGAGATCCTGAGTGTCAGTCGAAAACCATCAGGAAAAAAGCATCCTAAACTGAAAGAATATCTCGTTCCGGACTTTTTATCCATCGATATCCATGATGAAAATCTCAAAGGTTATGATGCCTGTTTCTTTTGTGCAGGAATAAGCAGCGTGGGGATGAATGAAGAAGATTACACCAAAATCACTTACGAAACCACGATACATTTTGCAGAAGCTGTTTTACATCAAAATCCCGAAATAGTATTCAATTACGTATCCGGAGCCAGTACCGACAGCACTGAAAGCGGAAAATTGATGTGGGCACGAGTGAAAGGCAGAACAGAAAACACCTTAAAAAGAATGAGTTTTAAAGGAGCTTATAATTTCAGACCTGGATTTATGAAACCTGTTGAGGGCCAAATTAATGTGAAATGGTTTTTCAAACCTTTTATTTGGTTTTTTCCTATTTTTTTACCATCAAAATCACTAACTTTACATGAAGTTGGAAAAGCAATGATCAATGCTGTCAAAAAAGGCTATCCTTCTTCAACTTTAGAAATTCGAGATATTAAAAATTTAGCGATATGA